The following proteins are encoded in a genomic region of Bradyrhizobium sp. SK17:
- a CDS encoding GIY-YIG nuclease family protein: MAYYVYLLASKKHGTLYLGVTNDLVRRVHEHRTKAVKGFTSRYGVDKLVWFEIYEDATTAITREKELKKWRRDWKTRLIEEQNPGWVDLYPGIST; encoded by the coding sequence ATGGCCTACTACGTCTATCTCCTTGCGAGCAAAAAGCACGGCACACTCTATCTCGGTGTAACAAACGATCTCGTGCGTCGCGTCCACGAACATCGGACGAAGGCGGTTAAAGGCTTTACATCGCGATATGGCGTCGACAAATTGGTTTGGTTCGAGATTTACGAAGACGCAACCACCGCGATCACTCGCGAGAAAGAGCTCAAGAAGTGGCGGCGCGATTGGAAGACCCGGCTCATTGAGGAGCAAAACCCGGGATGGGTTGATCTCTATCCGGGGATATCCACGTGA